The Acidobacteriota bacterium genomic sequence TGCCGTGCAGTTTCATATTCGTAAGCCAAGAAAAATTGAGTTTCTAAAACAGGTTTGCGCTCAGTGTGGCTTTGAAATTGCTGAGCATAAAAACGACAAATATTATGTGAAGCATGCAGAACTGGGAGATTTCCTACAGCAGTGTTATGACGAGCAAGGCAGAAAAATTATCCCGAAACATATTTTGAGTTATAGCACAAACCTGCTCCACGGTTTAATGGAAGGATTGGTCAATTCGGATGGTCACGAAGATGATGGCGGACATCTTTTATACTCAACAACCAGCAAACCTTTGCAGGAACAGTTTTATGAATTAGCTCTGAAACTCGGCTGGGCGGCATTCATCAATCCCCCGGATTCTTCAACGAAGGTTTATACGATTCACCTTAATCGTACGCGACTCAAGCCGGAAGTAAACAAAGTTGCTTATCGAAAGCAAGATACTTGGGATGATTATAAAGGCATGGTTTATTGCGCCGAGTTGCCGCGTCACCATACGCTCTATGTACGACGCAATGGACGAGCGGTTTGGTCAGGCAATTCAGTTGCCGAACATGCCATCGCGCACATCGCCATCGAAGACGTTTCGATTGTCACCAGCAAAATCATTGAAGACAATCGCCTCGCCAGTTACACCGAAAAATCGACGCGCTACGTGGTGTTTGACGAAGAGAAATATTACAAAGCGCCGGAACTTGCGGGCACCGCTTATGCGGAGCTTTATCGTGAAACCGTCAGCGCCATGATGAAAGCTTATGCGAAGTTGACGCCGCAATGTATTGAAGAAATCAAAAAGCGCGTGCCGAAAAAAGAGACCCAGACCAATGCCGGTTACAACACCGCCTGCAAAGCCAAAGCCTGCGACATTCTGCGCTACATTTTACCGGCGGCGACCTTTACCAATATTGGACTCACCATCAACGGTCGCGCGCTTGAACATATGATTACCAAAATGCTGTCGCACCCTTTACGAGAAGCGCGCGAATTCGGCGCGTCGCTTAAACGCGAAGCCGAAACCATCATTCCGACGCTGTTGAAATATGCCGATTACAACGCCTTCATCGATGAAACCAATCGTGAGATGCAACTGATGGTCAGTGATTTGATGAAAGCAAAAGACCCGGGTTCAACAACCGAAGCGACGCCGACCGCTAATCGCGCGACGCTGGTGCATTATGATGAGCAAGCAGAAGACAAATTGATTGCCGCGATTTTATATGAATACTCGCAAACCGATTTAGCGACGGTGAATGCGCGGGTCAGCGAGATGAGTCGCGAAGCCAAAGAGCAGGTCATTGATGAATACTTGAAGCGGCGCGGCAAATGGGACGAACCGTTGCGGGCGCTGGAACAGGTTTACTATACCTTTGACATTCTGGTTGATTACGGCGCGTTTCGCGATATTCAACGCCATCGCATGGCAACGCAGACCAATCAATTGCTCACCAATGCGCATGGTTTTGAAACGCCGCCGGAAATTAACGAATACGGCTACGCGAAAATTTATACCGAACTGGTTGAGCGGGGAAGCCTGGCGTTTGAAAAAATCAGCAAGGATTTTCCGTATGTGGCGCAATATGCGTTGCCACTGGCATTTCGCAAGCGCGCCATGTTTACCTGGAATCTGCGTTCGCTCAACCATTTCATCAGTCTGCGTTCAGCCAGGCAGGGACATATCTCTTATCGCGACATCGCGCAACAGGTTTACCGGGAAATCGCCCGCGTGCATCCCTTGCTTGCCAAATACATTCGCGTCGATTTGCAGGAATATGCGCTTGCGAGAGCGTAAGGACAGGATTCAGGATTTCGTTTTCATTAAGTTGCATCGCTTTTAAATTAATTTCAGGCAGTTGGTTTTGTATGGGAGAGAAAGCTATGCCCGTTGTGTTTGTTCATGGTGTTCCTGATACGCATCGCGTCTGGCATCAGGTGATTGCTCGCCTCCATCGCCGTGATGTCGTGACCTTGTCGCTTCCGGGTTTCGATAGCCCCTTGCCGGATGGCTTCGATGCCAGCAAAGAAGCTTATCTTGAATGGTTGTTAAAAGCATTGAGCGCCTTGCCTAAGCCCATCGATGTTGTCGGGCATGATTGGGGGGCGCTACTGGTGATGCGCGCGGTTTCGGTGCAACCGGACATTGCGCGCAGTTGGGCTTTGGGTGGCGCGTCCATTGATGCCGGGTATGTCTGGCATCAGATGGCGCAACTCTGGCAGACCCCCGGCGTCGGTGAGCAGGTGATGCGCGGTATGACACCTGAAGTCATTCAGGCGGCGCTCGTAAGCGCCAGTGTGCCGGATGCCGATGCCGCCGAGGCTGCCCAGTATATTGATGCTACAATGAAAGATTGCATTCTTAAACTCTACCGTTCAGCCATTCAAGTCGGAGCCGAATGGCAAGCTGAGCTTGCGCATGTCGAAGCGCCGGGACTGGTTTTATGGGGCGAGAAAGACCCTTATGTGACGCCGGATTTCGGCGCGCGTATGGCAGAACGCACCCACGCCCGGTTTATTTCATTTCCGAATTGTTCACATTGGTGGCAACTTGAACGACCCGACGAAGTCGCTGCCGGGTTGCAACAATTCTGGGCAAC encodes the following:
- a CDS encoding FAD-dependent thymidylate synthase, which produces MTETFTHEELVALKPYVSNTERPVFVVQNLPEEVVAVLFAYYSRSKESLRRNLLKLLVDKDLDMTTQVVVEEDDGEKLSLAKEKAKQFHEKWVVGYGHACYDEATDVLTEDGWCAWKEVAASWNQGKPFRLASLNPETGFLEYLSPTKIIAEPHVGPMYRVSSKSVDLCVTPNHKMWVCTTRTREGRKKQHYELIEAKDLDGVPCAYQLSAKWQGSEPETIYLGEREVKARALLKFTGFFIGDGYHDVRYHDAVQFHIRKPRKIEFLKQVCAQCGFEIAEHKNDKYYVKHAELGDFLQQCYDEQGRKIIPKHILSYSTNLLHGLMEGLVNSDGHEDDGGHLLYSTTSKPLQEQFYELALKLGWAAFINPPDSSTKVYTIHLNRTRLKPEVNKVAYRKQDTWDDYKGMVYCAELPRHHTLYVRRNGRAVWSGNSVAEHAIAHIAIEDVSIVTSKIIEDNRLASYTEKSTRYVVFDEEKYYKAPELAGTAYAELYRETVSAMMKAYAKLTPQCIEEIKKRVPKKETQTNAGYNTACKAKACDILRYILPAATFTNIGLTINGRALEHMITKMLSHPLREAREFGASLKREAETIIPTLLKYADYNAFIDETNREMQLMVSDLMKAKDPGSTTEATPTANRATLVHYDEQAEDKLIAAILYEYSQTDLATVNARVSEMSREAKEQVIDEYLKRRGKWDEPLRALEQVYYTFDILVDYGAFRDIQRHRMATQTNQLLTNAHGFETPPEINEYGYAKIYTELVERGSLAFEKISKDFPYVAQYALPLAFRKRAMFTWNLRSLNHFISLRSARQGHISYRDIAQQVYREIARVHPLLAKYIRVDLQEYALARA
- a CDS encoding alpha/beta hydrolase; protein product: MPVVFVHGVPDTHRVWHQVIARLHRRDVVTLSLPGFDSPLPDGFDASKEAYLEWLLKALSALPKPIDVVGHDWGALLVMRAVSVQPDIARSWALGGASIDAGYVWHQMAQLWQTPGVGEQVMRGMTPEVIQAALVSASVPDADAAEAAQYIDATMKDCILKLYRSAIQVGAEWQAELAHVEAPGLVLWGEKDPYVTPDFGARMAERTHARFISFPNCSHWWQLERPDEVAAGLQQFWATLSSSS